From the genome of Candidatus Bathyarchaeota archaeon:
ATAGGCTATGGGAAGCTCATACTCGCGACCGGCTCCTCCCCAGTCGTCCCCAGGAGTATAAAGGGTACAGACCTCGAAGGCGTCTACACGGTTGTTAAGAGCTTCAAAGCCATGGAGAGGCTTCAAGACGCCGTCCGGAAGGCTGAGCGTATAACGATCGTGGGCGGAGGGTTTATAGGCGTCGAGTTCGCAGACGACTTGGCTAACCTCAAGAAGAAGATAACGATCGTAGAGCTCCTGCCGCACTGTCTCATGCTGAACTTCGATGAGGAGTTCGCCGTAGAGGCTGAGGACGAGCTGAGGGCTAAGGGCGTCGACGTGGTTACGAACGCTAGGGTGGAAAGCATAGTCGGCGATGGAAAGGTGGAGGCGGTTAGGCTCGCCGATGGTAGGGAGATACCCTCAGACGTGGTCATCATGGCTGTGGGGGCTAGGCCTAACTCCGAGCTGGCTAAGAAGGCCGGTTTGAAGATAGGTGAGAGGGGGGCTATAGTGGTTGACGAGTACATGCGCACCAGCAACCCTGACGTGCTGGCGGTGGGAGACTGCGCCGAGAAGAGGAGCTTCTTCACAGGGAAGCCTGTAAACCTCATGTTGGCGTCTATAGCGTGCTACGAGGCTAGGGTCGCCGGGATAAACCTGTTCGACATAAGGATCCCGAAGCCTATCAGGGGGGTCGTAGGGATCTTCCTGACCTACATCAACGGTAAGGCCTTCGGAACGGCTGGGTTGACCGAGAGCATGGCTAGGAGAGAGGGGTTCCAGGTGGAATCCTCTGTCGTGAAGGTTCCCAACAGGCATCCAGGGGTCCTTCCTGGAGCCAGGGAGACGAAGCTGAAGCTGGTGTTCTCTAAGCAATCAGGCCTCCTCCTAGGCGCTGAGGCCAGCGGAGGCGGAGACGTAGCCGAGCTTGTGAACTTCCTAGGGCTAGCCATCCAGAACAGGATGAACGCCAAGGAGATATCTATCCTACAGTACGGGACACAGCCATTCTTAACCCCGTCGCCCGTAGGTTACCCGCCGGTAGTGGCGGCGCTAAACACCGTCAAGTT
Proteins encoded in this window:
- a CDS encoding FAD-dependent oxidoreductase; translation: MTCSDGKFDVVIVGGGAGGYTAALTVKKLYPDISVLLVRKDSYALIPCAIPYLCATIEACNRNLLPDAPLKKAGVEILIDEVVDIDLTNKLVKTAEGREIGYGKLILATGSSPVVPRSIKGTDLEGVYTVVKSFKAMERLQDAVRKAERITIVGGGFIGVEFADDLANLKKKITIVELLPHCLMLNFDEEFAVEAEDELRAKGVDVVTNARVESIVGDGKVEAVRLADGREIPSDVVIMAVGARPNSELAKKAGLKIGERGAIVVDEYMRTSNPDVLAVGDCAEKRSFFTGKPVNLMLASIACYEARVAGINLFDIRIPKPIRGVVGIFLTYINGKAFGTAGLTESMARREGFQVESSVVKVPNRHPGVLPGARETKLKLVFSKQSGLLLGAEASGGGDVAELVNFLGLAIQNRMNAKEISILQYGTQPFLTPSPVGYPPVVAALNTVKFER